DNA from Tripterygium wilfordii isolate XIE 37 chromosome 15, ASM1340144v1, whole genome shotgun sequence:
CTTGGTCGCGCAGAACCTGTAAGTTTTTTTGAGGAAGGAATATCAATCGGTGCTTTACATGCTGTTGCGAAAGGTATGGTTGTGGTTGCGTCTGCTGGCAACAACGGACTAGAAGAAGGAAAAGTTGGCAATGCGTCTCCTTGGATTTTCACAGTTGCTGCTAGCACAATTGATAGAGACTTGAGCAACGGTTCTAAGTAAGTTTCAATATCAAACACTCCgcttcatcatctctctttgaTGTGGTAAGAATGTAGTAGTCATGCTATGGCTCATATTACACAGGTCATTCGTGCGAGCTCCAGCAATGGCTGATTTCTCTTCTACGGGTCCTAATGAGTTCGAGCCAGCACTCCTCAAGGTTTGTTTAATGTTTCATAAATCACATTTTCTTGGTTGTCAGACATGCTAAAATGACAACTATTTCAGCCTGATATCACAGCACCGGGGGTTGATATAATCGCTGCTTATAGTGAAGATCCTGAAGCTTACGAAGAAGGAAAGCCAGTTCCTTTCAAGGCACTTTCAGGAACTTCAATGTCTTGCCCTCATGTATCTGGCATTGTTGgtcttctcaaaacactataTCCTCAATGGACTCCGGCTGCTATTAGATCTGCGATCATGACAACTGCGACAACAGCAGACAACACAAATCAGTTTATACAAAATCCATTCTTCAAAAAAGCTACCCCGTTCAACTACGGTGCAGGACATGTTCAACCAAACCTTGCAGCGGATCCTGGTCTTGTTTATGACTTGCAAATTAATGATTACCTTAATTTTATATGTGCTCATGGCTACAACGAAAGCTTTATCAGAAAAATTTATGGTAAGCCTTACGCATGTCCCAAGTCTATCAGTATCGCAAACTTCAACTACCCTTCAATCACAGTTCCTGATCTCGAAAGTTCAATAACAATTACAAGAAGAGTCAAGAATGTTGGATCTCCAGGAACTTACAGAGCAACAATAGAGGCAGCAAATGGTTTGTCGATTTCGGTTACTCCCACAATACTAGTATTTGATGCCATAGGTCAAGAGAAGAGCTTCTCGGTTACTTTGGAATCAAAGATCAAGAACGAGCCGAAAGAGTATGTATTTGGAAACTTGGTTTGGTCAGATGGTAAGCACAATGTAAGAAGTCCACTGGTGGTGAAGCATGCATAAGTAGAAAAGCCTTCATTTACCATTAAGTTATAATGTGTACTATCCTTCATATTGAATAAGATTATTTTCCGATATATTTCATGTAATCAATCTTGAATACTTGTTTCGATCAAACTTCTGTATGTACGTCAGTGTTGCAGACAGATAAAGACGTTGGAAACGTGCATTTTCCGGtgctctatccatagaattcaTCTCTTTGTAGGCTTGTAGACAGAACAATAGTAACATATACAATCTTCCCTATCAATGATTTAAAGCAAGTGAATTAGGCATAAATATCATGTCACAGGTTTTCGACAAAAAATGCATTTTTTAATAGACATTTGGCATCAATCCACAATCTGCAGATTAATTTTAAACGATCACTCAAGGACAAAAACAGAGAAGAGAATCACATACTTTAAGAGGAGGCATCAAGAGCCACCTAAACTGCATAAGGAGAAGACAGAGAGTCGAACAATGCATGCTTAGTCTAGACAACTAGACCAATTACAGACAAATACAGGATCTTTTGTATATCTCTATATTCTCCAATACCAAATCAAAGGCATATATGTATTCAATAACAAACAGAGTCATATATTGTGTAATCTACACCAATCAAGTAGTCATCAGAATCATCATCCATCAAAACATCAAACCCATTATTCAATCACAGTTGAATATTCTTAAACACTTGTAATAGATTTGGTTGATGTTACTACCCAACTAGCATGTTCAAGGAAATAAAAACAGAGAAATGAAGGAAGAGCTACAGTTTTTTAAGAAGTAAGAGTCATGCAAGAACATTGAGTGATGCAGGTAGCTTTCTTCGATAATAATACCTTTGAGGCAAGAGAGAGATAAGAGGGAGAGATCAGGTTTGCGtgcattttcatttattttgtaaCGTTTGGGAACAACTTTGACAGAATCACAAAATGTGCTTGACAATTTCGGTTTCTGCTAAACCTTATACAAGTAATGGCAGTAGTAAAAAGCACAATAAGAGCACAAGTGATTACATCCCCAAAAGACCAAGCACCATCGTCTTCCTTGAGCTATCTTTGCAAATTACAAGGAGTTCCTCAAAAGATCTGCAACTGCGAGAAATTGTCAAGAGGCAGACTCCAAAGACCAGCTTTTGTGCAGAATATGCTGCAACAATATTTGCTATGTATGCAATAagcattttcttttttccttttgacaTTTCTGCTAAATTTGCTACTGTGATCAATATCTTGATCACCAAGTGTGCTGCTGAGAGTTGATTTTGCATACGCTGTCTTGGTCCATGAACTACGTTAATCACGGAGGAGCGACAAAAAGCCAATGGGTCAACATGGGAATCCGGATAAAGGTCCAATTCAAAATTTAGGCCAAATTTAGGTCTATTGGCAGACGAAGAATCAAAAAAGAAGTTCCAGAAAACTAGACATGAGAATCGACGAGTATGCTAGGCAAAGCAGGGGGTTACACCTTGTACATGTTCTCAGGGAGGCCGTAGAAATAGTGGACGGTGTGATTGTTGCCTTTTACAACGCTGACGGTGGGGACCTTGGTGTCCCAATGACCGGAAATTACGAGAACTGCTTTAAAACCGGGACAGAGCACTCTCTGTTGCCAGGATATAAGGAAAGTTCGAGCCTCCGATGACCTGTCGACGGCCATCAAAACACAACCACATACCCAAGTCAAACTAGAAACCAGAGCAAATCTGCACATGaatagaaaaggagaagaaCCAACTCTTACCAGAGAGATGTGAGCAAGTGCGGGGCCATGAATTCATTTGACTTTGAGGGGCTAAAGTTTGATGGCTGGCTtgtcaacaaaagaaaaataaacaaaaataaaataataaataataataaatcaaatgACAAAATTTCTCGTTTTTAGGactattaattattaaatgaaaatttgtctaatttctcattgattaaaATAAAAGCAAATTATCCAATTTCTCATTTTAGCtttttgatgaaaattttgaaattatcaaaattttcattaattataccaaaattaaaataaaattaccaaaaattttcattttataatatatatataaaaacaatttTACAAAAACTCAGGAAGGCCAAAGTCCCCTGATGCCCATGTGGCTCCGCCACTGGATGTGAGATGTTTAGTGGGTGACTTAGGGTTATGGAGATATGGTCAGTGGCGGAGATAGGCGGGTGGAGTGGGTTCAAGTGACCCCActcaactttttttaaaaaaattaatatatatactattttatttgttatttgtttaattgtaatatgtttgtttttatgattatgattatttggGTGATTTTAACTAATATCATTTTGTACTCTTAATaggttattttggtatataattgtttatcattatagaaagtgCGACCCCAGTGACAATCCATCCCAACTCCGCCACTGGATATGGTGAGATGCTTTGTGGGTGAGGTGGTTTGTCCATGTTATATATTCTTATGCGCGTTGGCCGAAGTGCTACGCATGCGACTTGATTGAATTAGGAGAAGCTCtttgtatatattattgcaagAAAGCAGACTCATTCGTGGTCTTAACTGGTTTTAGGACATCATCTATACTCTACTtgagcaagaatttcttttttttatccatgCTACTACTCCTTGTATTTGCCAAGAATGAGGGGCAAAGGAGAAAGACCTTTTGTTCTTATTATAAGATCGATGATAACCACGAGGTGAACTTGGAAGTAGCCATCCTCTGAAGAAACGTAATGTTAGCATGCCATAGCTAGAATGGATCCAATCAAGAACCTATTCGGTATTTTGTtttggaggggggggggggggggggggggcataCATACTTTTGAAGCTGTCGTGTCCTTGTCTGAACCACTACTTAGTGTAGTCTTGAAATCTTAGATCAAAACATTATGTATGGATGGTAAGACAATTCCTACTGCTGTGCTAAAGGCTAGAGAGGCAAGAAGAAGAACATCTTACTAAACATCTAAGATTGACATATAAGCAACTCCTAACAGAAAAGTATGGTTCTGGAATAGCTGTGGGAACAATTATTGACCCTTGCCTATCAAATcttgaaattaatttatatgatatcCAATCCAACATTTGTccataaatatatgtatttttggtAATGCATTAACTATATAAGACCAAAAACGTGTATATTAATAGAAATGGTAATTAAATTgagtttttttggaatttttttttttgtttctttaaaatTATATAGAAACCAAATAGAGTCCGATCGAATTTCAGATTCCCTGTACCTAAAAACTTTTTCAATTTATCTTCTTTTATGGATGATATTGAAGGGACATTCTTGAGAGAGAAATATATATAAGAAGCATTTTCTTGACAGACAGAGCCTACTAATCAAGTTCAAAGGGAAGAGATGAAGATTTCAATTCTCTCTACTTTTCTTCAACTAatctttgttttttctcttttcacaAAAATCCTAGCAATCAAAAAGGCAAGCATCTATTTGTTTTTCTATATTAATTTTGACTTagtcattgattttattttcaatcatCATAGCTATTTTGGTATTGTTCAATCTTGGAAATGATGATGACTTATGTATGGTAGACGGATTTTGAGTGCTGCAATTCTATTCTTAGAGTGTACAATTCTCATACAATATTTATTCAATGATTTCAGAGTTCTGGCATATCACaccatacatttgtctattcTTCACCATTATATGAGAATTGTAAGCCCGGAAAAATTCTAGAGAGTTTCCTCATCCATTGTAGATAGGGTTGTGAAGAAGTTACGACGTGGGTGGGATGTTATGTGTGcccaaatattatttttcatctcaTCTTCATTTGTTCTATCataatgtatatgtatatatcatgGTACGTTGATTTAATTGAGCACAAAATTTGAAGCTTTTGACATCAAactcatgcattttttttccatgttATTCTAAGCAGGCTTACGTAGTATACCTGGGGTCACATTCACATGGATCAGAGCCTACGTCCATGGATATAGATGTTGCGAAAACTTCTCATTATAATTTGCTTGGATCTTTAATGGGAAGGTGATGATTATGgattaaaattttcagtttatTCCATGAACAATGATTTAATACGACttcaatttttgatgatttagTACTGAGAAAGCCAAAGATTCCATATTTATCCAATACACTTCAAACATCAATGGCTTTGGTGCAATGcttgaggaagaagaagcagcagAGATTGCAAGTAAGAATAATTTCAGTTTTATTTAGATTTTATTCCCTGAAACAAAAGTTGCTGATTGCTATTGGTTTATGCAGAACATCCAGATGTTGTGTCAATTTTCTTGAACAAGAAAAATCAACTTTTTACCACAAAGTCATGGGATTTTCTTGGATTAGAGAATAGTAAAGTTATTCCGGACGGCTCGATATGGAGGAAGGCAAGATTTGGAGAAGATACAATCATAGGAAATATTGACACTGGTAATTAagtcctacatatatatattttcagttTGTGAATCAAATGTTGATGTTTGACAGTTATTTCTGTTAAAAATATCCGTAGGTGTTTGGCCAGAATCAAAAAGTTTCAGCGACAAAGCGTACTCGCCGGTGCCATCAAGATGGAAAGGACAATGTCAAGAAGACAAAACAGAAAACCCAGTTCGTTGCAATAGGAAGTTGATTGGAGCAAGATACTTCGGCAAATCCTCGGACAGCGCCCGAGACCAGTCTGGCCACGGGACACATACATTATCAACAGCGGCAGGTAATTTTGTACCTGGAGTAAGTGTTTACAATCAACCCAACGGAACTGCAAAAGGAGGGTCACCAAAAGCTCGCGTTGTTGCTTACAAGGCCTGCGACAGTGAAGGTTGTGACGATGCAAATGTTTTGGCCGCCTTCGATGCTGCCATAAGTGATGGTGTTGATATACTTTCCGTGTCACTTGGTCGCGCAGTACCTGAAAGTTTTTTTGAGGAAGCAATATCGATCGGTGCTTTCCATGCTGCTGCGAAAGGTATAGTTGTGGTTGCGTCTGCTGGCAACAACGGAGTAGAAGAAGGAAAAGTTGACAATGCGTCTCCTTGGATTTTCACAGTTGCTGCTAACACAATTGATAGAAACTTGGACCTCAACTCTTCCAAGTAAGTTTCAATATCAAACAATCtgcttcatcatctctctttgaTGTAATAGTCATGCTATGGCTCATATTACACGTTACAGGTCATTCGTGCGAGCTCCAGCAATGGCTGGTTTCTCTTCTAAGGGTCCTAATGTGTTCGAGCCAGCAATCCTCAAGGTTTGTTTTTATGTTTCATAAATCACATTTTCGCGGTTGATGTCTAATGATGCAGACCTTATTCTATATGCTAAAATGACGTCCATTATATTTCAGCCTGATATCACAGCACCGGGGGTGGATATAATTGCTGCTTATAGTGAAGATCCTGAAGCTTATAATGACTTTGGAAAGCCGGAACCTTTCAAGGCACTTTCAGGAACTTCAATGGCATGCCCTCATGTATCCGGCATTGTTGGTCTTCTCAAAACACTGTACCCTCATTGGAGTCCGGCTGCTATTAGATCTGCAATCATGACAACTGCGACAACAACAGACAACACAAATCAGTTTATACGAGATTCGTTCAACAAAAAAGCTACCCCGTTTGACTACGGAGCAGGACACGTTCAACCAAACCTTGCTGCGGATCCTGGTCTTGTTTATGACTTGGAAACTCGTGATTACCTTGATTTTATATGTGCTAATGGCTACAACGAAAGCTTTATCAGAAAATTTTACGGTAAGCCTTACGCATGTCCCAAGTCTATCAGTATCACAAACTTCAACTACCCTTCAATCACAGTTCCTGATCTCAAAAGTTCAATAACAATTACAAGAAGAGTCAAGAATGTTGGATCTCCAGGAACTTACAGAGCAACAATAGAGGCACCAAATGGTTTGTTGGTTACGGTTACTCCTATAACACTTGTATTTGATGCCATAGGTCAAGAGAAGAGCTTCTCAGTTACTTTGGAATCAAAGATCAAGAACGATCCGAAACGGTATGTATTTGGAAACTTGGTTTGGTCAGATGGTAAGCACAATGTAACAAGTCCACTGGTTGTGAAGCATGCATAAGTTGAAAAGCCTTCATTTACATGTATAGTTATCAGGTTAAGTTATAATTTCTCCTTTTCCTTTATATTGAATAAGATTATTTACAGATATATTCATGTAATCAATCTTCAATACTTTTTTCGATCAAACATTTCTATGTATGTCAGTGTTGCTGGCAAATAAAGAGTACACGTGTTTTCCGGTGCTCTATCGATTGATAGAATTCATGCATTTTTAAATTTGTAGACAGACATTTACAATTAAACCCTCaactctaaactctaaaccttaaacattaatttttaattcctaaattctaatatgtaatttttaaaaaaaaatcatgatttaatatgatttgtggggagaattggagcccctcccatTCCCATGTTGTAGTAAAGattataaataaaatccctttttaaaattgtttaccttataaattgatttaaaaatacattaatattttctttcatCCTCATTATTAAGCCTTGCCTATGAGATcttgaaatttatttatatgaTATCCAATCCAACatttatgcataaatatatatatatatatatatatatatatatatatatatatatatatttcttttttggtgATGCATTAAATGTATGTTAATAGAAATGGTAACcatttttattcttatttttaggACAAAAAAACATTTCTTTCTCTAAAATTATATGGAAAACCCAAATGGAGTCCAATCGAATTTCAGATTCCCTGTACCTAAAAccattttcaatttattttctttaatggaTGATATTGAAGGACATTCTTGAGAGAGATATATATAAGAAGCATTGTCTTGACAGAGAGAGCCTACCAATCAAGTTCAAAGGGAAGAGATGAGGATTTCAATTCTTTCTAGTTTCCTTCAActaatctttattttttctcttttcacaCAAATCCTAGCAATCAAAAAGGCAAGCATCTTCTTGTTTTTCATATTAATTTTGACTTagttattgattttattttcaatcatCATGGTTAATTTGATattgttgaattttgaaaatcaagatGATTTATGTATGTATACGGATCAGGGGCTTTGCAATTCTTAGAGTGTACGATTATCATACAATTTTTCTCTAATGATTTGAAATGTGTGACACATCACACTATACATATGTCATTTTTCCATCATATTTATTCTCCACCATTAGATGGAAATGGTAAACTCTGGAAAATTTCAGAGTTCCCTCATCCATGGT
Protein-coding regions in this window:
- the LOC120016940 gene encoding extradiol ring-cleavage dioxygenase-like codes for the protein MAPHLLTSLWSSEARTFLISWQQRVLCPGFKAVLVISGHWDTKVPTVSVVKGNNHTVHYFYGLPENMYKFMDQDSVCKINSQQHTW
- the LOC119979918 gene encoding subtilisin-like protease SBT5.3, whose amino-acid sequence is MGANHKLEWCLAPSGTLIGAMLGGCQTVTFCCKWMSVLQREPTNQVPREEMRISILSSFLQLIFVFSLLTQILAIKKAYVVYLGSHVHGSEPTSMDIDAAKASHYNLLGSLMGSTEKAKNAIFIQYTLNINGFGAMLEEEEAAEIAKHPDVVSVFLNKKNYLFTTKSWDFLGLENGKIIPDGSIWKKARFGEDTIIGNIDTGVWPESKSFSDEGYGPVPSRWKGQCQEDKTENPVRCNRKLIGTRVFNKLGEADSSARDQSGHGTHTLSTAAGNFVPGLHVYNQPNGTAKGGSPRARVVAYKACDSQGCNDVDILAAFDAAISDGADVLSVSLGRAEPVSFFEEGISIGALHAVAKGMVVVASAGNNGLEEGKVGNASPWIFTVAASTIDRDLSNGSKSFVRAPAMADFSSTGPNEFEPALLKPDITAPGVDIIAAYSEDPEAYEEGKPVPFKALSGTSMSCPHVSGIVGLLKTLYPQWTPAAIRSAIMTTATTADNTNQFIQNPFFKKATPFNYGAGHVQPNLAADPGLVYDLQINDYLNFICAHGYNESFIRKIYGKPYACPKSISIANFNYPSITVPDLESSITITRRVKNVGSPGTYRATIEAANGLSISVTPTILVFDAIGQEKSFSVTLESKIKNEPKEYVFGNLVWSDGKHNVRSPLVVKHA